A stretch of Fusarium poae strain DAOMC 252244 chromosome 2, whole genome shotgun sequence DNA encodes these proteins:
- a CDS encoding hypothetical protein (BUSCO:37916at5125), which translates to MAESSTTAGEAPKANSPPVAIVCVGMAGSGKTTFMRRINAHLHQNDTPPYVINLDPAVLSVPFESNIDIRDSVNYEEVMKQYNLGPNGGILTSLNLFATKVDQIVNLLEKRAQPDPEKPDRKPIDRILVDTPGQIEVFVWSASGTILLESLASSFPTVIAYVIDTPRTASTSTFMSNMLYACSILYKTKLPMILVFNKTDVKDAEFAKEWMTDFEAFQEALRKDEESDELGGVEGGGHGGSGYMGSLLNSMSLMLEEFYAHLSVVGVSSRLGTGVDEFFEAVEEKRQEFLRDYQPELERKRAEREEQKKATREKELDKMMQGMSVGGLPVAKEEDDADVASDDDGDDTDSDEEAQKQSLQDRYQAAMGDQDDSVMADASFAKYLHTQR; encoded by the exons ATGGCTGAATCATCCACAACCGCTGGCGAAGCCCCTAAGGCAAACTCGCCTCCCGTCGCCATCGTCTGTGTTGGCATGGCGG GATCTGGAAAGACTACTTTCATGCGACGCATCAACGCACACCTTCACCAAAACGACACTCCTCCATatgtcatcaacctcgatcCTGCCGTTCTGTCCGTGCCTTTCGAGTCCAACATCGATATCCGCGACTCAGTCAATTATGAAGAGGTCATGAAGCAGTATAACCTCGGCCCTAACGGTGGAATTTTGACCTCTCTTAACCTCTTTGCCACAAAGGTTGATCAGATCGTCAACCTGCTCGAGAAGCGCGCTCAGCCCGATCCCGAGAAGCCCGACCGCAAGCCCATTGATAGAATTCTGGTCGACACACCCGGACAAATCGAGGTCTTTGTGTGGTCTGCCTCTGGAACTATTCTCCTTGAGTCTCTTGCGTCTTCTTTCCCTACTGTTATCGCCTATGTTATCGATACCCCACGAACTGCGTCCACCTCGACCTTCATGTCCAACATGCTTTACGCCTGTTCTATTCTCTACAAGACAAAGCTTCCCATGATCTTGGTCTTCAACAAGACTGATGTCAAGGACGCTGAGTTTGCTAAGGAGTGGATGACCGACTTTGAGGCTTTCCAGGAGGCGCTACGAAAGGATGAGGAGTCGGATGAGCTGGGTGGTGTTGAGGGCGGTGGCCATGGTGGCAGCGGATACATGGGCAGTCTTCTCAACTCTATGAGTCTGATGTTGGAGGAGTTCTACGCTCATCTCAGCGTCGTCGGTGTGAGTTCACGACTGGGTACTGGTGTGGACGAGTTCTtcgaggctgttgaggaaaAGAGACAGGAATTCCTACGCGACTATCAACCCGAGCTTGAGCGAAAGAGGGCAGAGCGCGAGGAGCAAAAGAAGGCCACCCGTGAAAAGGAGCTGGACAAGATGATGCAGGGCATGTCAGTTGGCGGTCTACCAGTAGCCAAGGAAGAGGACGATGCCGATGTTGCCAGCGAcgatgatggcgatgatACTGATTCTGACGAGGAGGCCCAGAAGCAAAGTCTGCAGGATCGATACCAGGCTGCCATGGGCGATCAGGATGATTCAGTCATGGCGGACGCAAGTTTCGCCAAGTACCTTCACACCCAGAGGTAA
- the DPM1 gene encoding dolichol-P-mannose synthesis (BUSCO:42187at5125~CAZy:GT2_Glycos_transf_2) codes for MAPKGNKYSVILPTYNERKNLPIITWLLNRTFTENNLDWELIIVDDGSPDGTQEVAQQLVKVYSPHVLLKPRAGKLGLGTAYVHGLKFVTGNFVIIMDADFSHHPKFIPEMVALQEKGNYDIVTGTRYAGNGGVFGWDLKRKFVSRGANLFADTVLRPGVSDLTGSFRLYKRAALEKAIATTESKGYSFQMELMVRAKALGCTVAEVPISFVDRLYGESKLGGDEIVQYAQGVFNLWLKV; via the exons ATGGCTCCCAAGGGAAACAAGTACTCGGTTATCTTGCCGACATACAACGAGCGCAAGAACCTCCCCATCATTACCTGGTTGTTGAATCGCACCTTCACTGAGAA CAACCTCGATTGGGAActcatcatcgtcgacgACGGATCCCCCGATGGAACCCAAGAAGTCGCCCAGCAGCTCGTCAAGGTCTACTCTCCCCACGTCCTCCTCAAACCCCGCGCTGGTAAACTTGGTCTCGGAACGGCCTACGTCCACGGTCTCAAGTTTGTCACTGGCAACtttgtcatcatcatggacGCCGACTTCTCCCACCACCCCAAGTTCATCCCCGAGATGGTCGCCCTCCAGGAAAAGGGCAACTACGACATCGTCACCGGTACTCGCTACGCTGGAAACGGAGGTGTCTTTGGCTGGGATCTCAAGCGAAAGTTTGTCAGCCGCGGCGCCAACTTGTTCGCCGACACTGTCCTGCGCCCTGGCGTGAGCGACCTGACAGGCAGTTTCCGTCTGTACAAGCGTGCTGCCCTGGAGAAGGCTATTGCTACCACTGAGAGCAAGGGTTACAGTTTCCAGATGGAGCTTATGGTTCGTGCTAAGGCCCTGGGCTGCACCGTCGCCGAGGTTCCCATCTCCTTCGTCGACCGTCTGTATGGAGAGAGCAAGCTTGGCGGAGATGAGATTGTGCAGTATGCCCAAGGTGTCTTCAACCTGTGGCTCAAGGTCTAG
- a CDS encoding hypothetical protein (TransMembrane:9 (o36-57i121-141o161-188i397-419o439-463i484-508o603-630i661-680o686-705i)~BUSCO:3897at5125) — MEGSAHLHGRDPEDAGHQLLDLLQSPFSGQLQAASLYSALATSLPVTIGIAIFFSILRPYHQAIYAPKLKHADEKHVPPPIGKAPWSWITTLWRTNEDMLLPLIGMDATVFLRFVRMCRNMFLTLCISGIGILLPVNVSRFKNYQGDKPGSWVISITPLTVYAPAIWSQVVIAWCFNFIVIGFLWFNYRKVHQLRRRYFESEDYQKSLHSRTLMVFDIPKKGCSDEGIARIIDQIAPNSSFARTAVARNVKELPALIDQHDHAVRKLEKILAKYLKDPNNVPTARPMCKPSKKDRSYGTYPRGQKVDAIEYYTQRIRDLEVQIKQVRATVDKRGSMPYGFASYADIAEAHGIAYACRKKKPVGATVKLAPRPNDIIWENMPLYSSTRGRRRWVNNMWITLLTLFWIVPNLGIAIFLVNLENLGKVWPAFRTELAAHPKVWGAIQGVLSPAIMSLTYLVLPMIFRRLSVKAGDQTKTGRERHVLAKLYFFFVFNNLFIFSIFSTVWSFVFSVVQDTTGAKKEDAWESIKKQDIASGLFETLCNNSLFWVTYLLQRQLGAAIDLAQAWPLIQAFFLKKFSSPTPRELIELTAPPPFEYASYYNYFLYYATVTMCLAGIQPLVLPATALYFVIDSWLKKYLLLYRFVTKTESGGMFWRVIFNRFIFATILSNLVVMLTCWAHGNFGTHIEFWCVVPLPFIMLIFKIYCNRAFNDKITYYSIQDVTKSPENGIDPKENRMRSERLANRFGHPALYRPLITPMVHAKAQNLLPAIYKGRLTDGREVDSGDMMTVSGYSDMVVLDPMQGGKPGKVANNVPGFEFVNDTQMDFEYYKNRAEFAENHGGGEIYGRPGEIGRPGTPGSLDGSDFSRPGTPVGGRSASPAAFAGGAAQQQRLMSLASNVSGDTSYSSYRPGANTGFTQQMTLGQEPPARGRSPLYAQNNGSSSSLGLIQNAAAPAYSSNLNTPGRMTPAQSPGPSVGAMGGGPQGYSGLAQHEAEQSYDYFRGNTRPRRNPGEGW, encoded by the exons ATGGAAGGTTCAGCCCACCTCCATGGCCGAGATCCGGAAGACGCTGGTCATCAGCTGCTCGATCTTCTCCAATCGCCTTTCAGTGGACAG CTTCAAGCTGCCTCGCTGTACTCTGCTTTAGCCACCTCACTTCCCGTTACAATTGGCATCGCCATCTTTTTCTCCATCTTGCGACCATACCATCAGGCAATTTACGCCCCAAAGTTGAAACATGCCGACGAGAAACACGTACCGCCGCCTATAGGAAAGGCCCCTTGGTCGTGGATAACGACGTTATGGCGAACCAACGAAGATATGCTTTTGCCTTTGATCGGCATGGATGCCACCGTCTTCCTACGCTTCGTTCGCATGTGCCGCAACATGTTCCTTACTCTGTGTATTTCTGGCATCGGCATTCTTCTCCCTGTCAACGTATCGAGATTCAAGAATTATCAAGGCGACAAGCCAGGTAGCTGGGTCATCAGCATTACTCCTCTCACTGTATATGCACCTGCAATCTGGTCTCAAGTCGTTATCGCCTGGTGCTTTAACTTCATTGTCATTGGCTTCCTCTGGTTCAACTACAGGAAAGTTCACCAGCTCCGGCGCAGATACTTCGAGAGCGAGGACTACCAAAAGAGTCTTCATTCCCGTACATTAATG GTCTTCGATATCCCCAAGAAGGGCTGCTCTGACGAAGGCATTGCCAGAATCATCGATCAGATCGCCCCCAACTCATCCTTTGCTCGAACCGCTGTTGCCCGAAACGTCAAAGAGCTCCCAGCTCTCATCGACCAGCACGACCACGCCGTTCGTAAGCTTGAGAAGATCTTGGCTAAGTACCTCAAGGATCCCAACAACGTTCCCACTGCTCGTCCTATGTGCAAGCCCTCCAAAAAGGATCGATCATACGGGACTTACCCCAGAGGACAGAAGGTCGATGCCATTGAATACTACACTCAGCGAATTCGTGACCTCGAGGTTCAGATCAAGCAAGTTCGTGCGACTGTTGATAAGCGAGGTTCGATGCCCTACGGTTTTGCCAGTTATGCGGATATCGCAGAGGCCCACGGTATTGCGTACGCATGTCGCAAGAAGAAGCCTGTTGGCGCTACGGTCAAGCTTGCGCCTCGACCAAACGACATCATCTGGGAGAACATGCCCTTGTACAGTAGCACACgcggacgacgacgatgggTTAACAACATGTGGATCACTCTCCTAACCCTTTTCTGGATTGTTCCTAACTTGGGTATTgccatcttcctcgtcaACTTGGAAAATCTGGGCAAGGTCTGGCCTGCTTTCCGAACAGAACTCGCTGCCCACCCCAAGGTTTGGGGTGCTATCCAGGGTGTTCTCTCTCCAGCTATCATGTCCCTGACCTACCTCGTTCTCCCTATGATCTTCCGTCGACTTTCTGTAAAGGCTGGTGACCAGACCAAGACTGGACGAGAGAGGCACGTCTTGGCCAAGCtttacttcttcttcgtttTCAACAACCTTTTCATCTTCTCCATTTTCAGTACGGTTTGGTCATTTGTCTTCAGCGTTGTCCAAGATACAACTGGCGCTAAGAAAGAGGATGCTTGGGAATCGATTAAGAAACAGGACATTGCTAGCGGTCTTTTTGAAACCCTTTGCAACAACAGTCTCTTCTGGGTTACTTATCTACTCCAGCGTCAACTCGGTGCGGCTATCGACCTCGCCCAGGCCTGGCCTCTCATTCAAGCCTTCTTCCTCAAGAAGTTCTCTAGCCCGACACCCAGAGAGCTCATCGAGCTTACCGCTCCGCCTCCTTTTGAGTACGCCAGTTACTACAACTATTTCCTCTACTATGCTACAGTCACCATGTGCCTTGCTGGTATCCAACCTCTGGTCcttccagcaacagctcttTACTTCGTCATTGATTCGTGGCTCAAGAAGTACCTTCTACTCTACCGCTTTGTCACCAAGACTGAGTCTGGAGGAATGTTCTGGCGTGTCATTTTCAACCGTTTCATCTTCGCCACGATTCTTTCTAACCTGGTAGTCATGCTGACTTGCTGGGCTCACGGTAACTTTGGAACTCACATCGAGTTCTGGTGCGTGGTGCCTTTGCCTTTCATCATGCTCATCTTCAAGATCTACTGCAACCGAGCTTTCAACGACAAGATCACATACTACAGCATCCAGGATGTTACCAAGTCACCCGAGAACGGCATCGACCCCAAAGAGAATCGCATGCGAAGTGAACGATTGGCAAACCGATTTGGCCATCCTGCCCTCTACCGACCTCTCATCACACCCATGGTGCACGCCAAGGCGCAAAATCTTCTTCCTGCCATTTACAAGGGTCGCCTAACTGATGGGAGAGAAGTCGATTCTGGTGACATGATGACTGTGAGTGGCTACTCGGACATGGTCGTGCTCGATCCTATGCAGGGCGGAAAGCCAGGCAAGGTTGCCAATAATGTTCCCGGGTTCGAGTTTGTGAACGACACTCAGATGGACTTTGAGTACTACAAGAATCGAGCCGAGTTTGCAGAGAACCATGGTGGAGGTGAGATCTACGGTCGCCCCGGAGAGATTGGTCGTCCTGGCACCCCAGGATCTTTGGATGGCAGCGATTTCTCACGTCCTGGCACTCCTGTTGGCGGCCGTTCTGCCTCCCCTGCTGCATTCGCTGGTGGAGCAGCCCAGCAGCAACGATTGATGTCTCTTGCCAGCAACGTTAGCGGCGACACAAGCTACTCTTCTTACCGACCAGGCGCCAATACCGGCTTCACTCAGCAGATGACTTTGGGTCAAGAGCCCCCTGCTCGAGGTCGTAGCCCGTTGTATGCCCAGAACAATGGAAGCTCGTCCAGTCTTGGACTCATCCAAAACGCTGCAGCTCCAGCGTACAGCAGCAACCTCAACACTCCAGGCCGCATGACACCTGCACAATCGCCCGGACCTTCGGTCGGCGCTATGGGCGGCGGGCCTCAAGGTTATAGCGGTCTTGCACAGCACGAAGCTGAGCAATCATATGACTACTTCCGTGGCAACACTCGCCCTAGGAGAAATCCTGGAGAAGGTTGGTAG
- a CDS encoding hypothetical protein (TransMembrane:1 (o42-63i)~BUSCO:56399at5125): MFDPTAPPPTATCPFCMISSVYEPFDPLNPPPSTSSLINPELVSPASFIVLSTPVLVAFLDILPLSRGHLLLCTRPHRPKLSDVTASESAHLGQYLRILSKAMARATGIEDWNVVQNNGAAAAQVVPHMHFHIIPRPEIRASGRFSESFTMFGRGKREELDDDEAVILAEEFRQSIAAVMREEEDESQNEEKAKL, encoded by the coding sequence ATGTTTGACCCTACAGCTCCTCCTCCAACAGCAACATGCCCTTTCTGCATGATCTCCTCGGTTTATGAACCATTCGACCCCTTGAAtccaccaccatcaacatcatcactcaTCAATCCCGAGCTCGTATCTCCAGCATCTTTCATCGTTCTTTCAACACCTGTTCTAGTCGCCTTTCTCGATATCTTACCTCTAAGCCGaggtcatcttcttctctgcaCGCGACCGCATCGACCTAAGTTAAGCGACGTCACGGCTTCAGAATCTGCTCACCTGGGTCAATATTTGCGCATTCTATCAAAGGCCATGGCACGAGCAACTGGTATAGAGGATTGGAATGTGGTGCAAAATAACggcgctgctgctgcccagGTCGTACCTCATATGCACTTTCATATAATCCCGCGGCCAGAAATCAGAGCCAGTGGGCGTTTCAGTGAGAGTTTTACCATGTTTGGGAGGGGAAAGAGAGAGGAGctggacgatgatgaggcaGTTATTTTGGCGGAAGAATTTAGGCAAAGCATCGCTGCTGTGATgagggaggaggaagatgaatCTCAAAACGAAGAAAAGGCTAAACTCTGA
- a CDS encoding hypothetical protein (TransMembrane:1 (o889-908i)~BUSCO:23303at5125), protein MSDAFALAAKEVDEDSEGSQAVDASPSPAPRTWRERNQGNESQLRQAYNQNQSHLDTKAPNRPFSRGSFAASRIPEAKNSPGTASPRQRTFYGKSRAGLSFGLKEPTPEINGVQGGSRPGSAAGIRRPDSASGIPRPNSSWGLRHMPSKDDLTKQGRIPELVPGIEDLLPSIEGPDAQNEPAKPEPAEASPEKSFAWQIDDDFTAGEFQMSDSPRIRMGERPFANRIHFDEGSEIDINSRTRVAHPGARNTKLDEIRSREVKAGSDLPVEPWRSHNTKIDEIRAREEQVEHQIPIPDRNAPRPRNTKLDAIRQREVNGIPRRSMASIKLDEIREKNAMSRSRSPEENRPQTNRGVVPETKTNVEIETQEPAPRPKSAFETAGERVPDTPVTIYKSQRANVEAHQTEGDVLNNDQQPARLGLSHMRTDSRDLLRRLARAASSSPAPETEPRQVADTDKPASVPQDPKPDITSTISQPSTNNGFRSRQQRRKDSDTKPTVGFTGLPRSRSTDSVKSKKSMNSDADPTARLEAEASLFAPGDNHSEKGSVRAPSPEPDSDDDSEDEKHVEVTPRPSKPDPLTMPTPKITGAYVETPATVKVEKFEVKDKHEKPKREEKPLRQRSASFRDKRTDRAMSGSDRDTASDPGTDDKLGTKTSSSGVRKRRTRSLSRRRGTLKNSARLPTVKDDLKELQRTHHIEDSTLDDLEEVILGRRAPSRQVEALLDKLPQDSSFDDDFDFELELDTKLNTRTNQIDPQNNDNSDLDRLTRMNNTLKSSLYGIHTAARGIERLSDQVSTKNKAANKAAEEKAIEDKALEEIATQDKPTALKIPKEEPVEKNLLDIIKPEPVPEKMAALHDSHGTGPAYITHPDAKTVSYIQFPVPQLYRRKPFFRFTFLGLILFILGSWYVAESAMCAQFCRPTRCSSSPCVWSVNDPTFGNAIPVKLDQWATGGRGRIFAEQFKEEVEDWFADMKDTYYDREITDIDINRLSFEQKRQHRRRLRKKGLVKPRVQTAEQRAKWDAWRQARREQERQNEAREMGYEISGDEDETVGGDQRVW, encoded by the coding sequence ATGTCCGATGCTTTCGCTTTAGCTGCCAAAGAAGTCGATGAGGATAGCGAAGGGAGTCAAGCTGTTGATGCGTCACCGAGCCCAGCACCCCGAACATGGCGTGAACGAAACCAAGGAAACGAGAGTCAACTACGACAAGCATACAACCAGAACCAGAGTCACTTAGATACAAAAGCGCCTAACAGGCCTTTTTCGCGAGGCTcgttcgcagcctcaagaaTACCTGAAGCGAAAAATTCCCCTGGCACCGCATCGCCGCGACAGCGCACCTTTTATGGAAAGTCGAGAGCGGGATTGTCGTTTGGGCTTAAGGAGCCCACGCCAGAGATCAATGGAGTACAGGGTGGGAGTCGACCGGGAAGTGCAGCCGGGATACGACGACCAGATAGCGCAAGTGGAATACCACGACCAAACTCAAGCTGGGGATTAAGACATATGCCCTCAAAAGATGATTTGACGAAACAAGGACGCATTCCAGAACTCGTCCCTGGTATAGAGGACCTACTGCCATCAATTGAGGGTCCCGATGCTCAAAACGAACCAGCCAAACCGGAGCCAGCCGAAGCGTCCCCTGAAAAGAGCTTTGCATGGCAGATAGACGACGATTTTACAGCTGGGGAGTTTCAAATGTCGGATAGTCCAAGGATTCGGATGGGCGAGCGTCCATTTGCGAACCGAATCCACTTTGACGAAGGTAGTGAGATCGATATAAACTCGCGGACAAGGGTGGCGCATCCTGGAGCGCGCAACACCAAGCTTGACGAGATTCGATCGCGAGAGGTAAAGGCCGGAAGCGATCTCCCTGTTGAGCCGTGGCGATCACATAACACAAAAATTGACGAGATACGGGCGCGTGAGGAGCAGGTTGAACATCAAATACCTATTCCTGACCGCAATGCGCCGAGACCGAGAAATACCAAATTAGATGCGATCCGACAACGGGAAGTTAATGGTATCCCTAGAAGATCGATGGCGTCGATTAAGTTGGACGAGATCCGAGAGAAAAATGCAATGAGTCGCTCACGTTCACCAGAAGAGAATCGACCGCAGACGAACCGAGGGGTCGTCCcagagacaaagacaaacgTTGAAATTGAGACCCAGGAACCGGCGCCTCGGCCAAAGTCTGCATTCGAGACAGCTGGTGAACGGGTTCCAGACACGCCTGTAACAATATACAAGTCGCAACGAGCAAATGTAGAAGCGCATCAAACAGAAGGAGATGTTTTAAACAACGATCAACAACCTGCGCGACTGGGTCTGTCGCACATGCGTACTGATTCCCGAGACCTGTTGCGACGCTTGGCCAGGGCTGCCAGTTCCAGTCCTGCGCCAGAAACTGAGCCGCGGCAGGTGGCCGACACTGACAAACCCGCATCTGTACCTCAGGATCCCAAACCCGACATCACATCTACAATTTCGCAACCTTCCACCAACAATGGCTTCCGAAGTCGTCAACAACGCAGGAAAGATTCTGATACTAAACCTACTGTTGGATTTACTGGTCTACCTCGAAGTCGTTCTACAGATTCTGTTAAAAGCAAGAAATCCATGAATTCTGATGCCGACCCTACAGCCCGCCTCGAAGCGGAGGCCAGTTTATTTGCCCCAGGCGATAATCACTCTGAAAAGGGATCTGTTAGGGCGCCCTCGCCAGAGCCTGACTCTGACGATGACTCTGAAGATGAGAAGCATGTTGAGGTAACACCTCGGCCGTCCAAGCCAGATCCCTTGACTATGCCCACGCCTAAGATTACGGGCGCATATGTGGAAACGCCTGCGACGGTCAAGGTTGAGAAATTTGAAGTCAAGGACAAACATGAAAAGCCAAAGAGGGAAGAAAAACCGCTGCGACAAAGATCTGCATCGTTCCGTGATAAAAGGACGGATCGTGCGATGAGTGGCAGCGATAGGGACACAGCATCAGATCCGGGGACAGACGACAAACTTGGTACCAAAACTTCGTCGAGTGGGGTGAGAAAGCGGCGCACTCGTTCTCTCTCACGCCGCAGAGGCACACTTAAAAACTCAGCAAGGCTTCCAACAGTCAAGGACGATCTCAAGGAGCTCCAACGCACACATCACATTGAGGATTCCACATTGGATGATCTTGAAGAAGTTATTCTTGGTCGCAGGGCCCCATCTCGACAAGTTGAGGCTCTTCTCGATAAACTACCCCAGGACTCATCCTTTGACGACGACTTTGACTTCGAACTGGAACTTGATACCAAACTCAACACGCGCACCAACCAGATCGACCCCCAGAATAACGATAACTCCGATCTGGACCGACTCACGCGCATGAACAATACACTCAAAAGTAGCCTTTACGGAATTCACACTGCAGCAAGGGGCATTGAACGTCTATCTGACCAGGTCAGcaccaagaacaaggccGCCAACAAAGCAGCAGAAGAGAAAGCTATCGAAGACAAAGCATTAGAAGAAATTGCCACCCAAGACAAACCAACGGCATTGAAGATACCGAAAGAAGAGCCAGTCGAGAAGAATCTCCTCGATATCATCAAGCCCGAGCCGGTCCCTGAAAAAATGGCGGCATTGCACGACAGCCACGGCACAGGCCCCGCCTACATCACGCACCCTGATGCCAAAACAGTGTCGTACATCCAATTTCCCGTCCCACAGCTCTACCGCCGCAAGCCATTCTTCCGCTTCACATTTCTTGGACTCATTCTTTTCATCTTGGGGTCTTGGTATGTTGCTGAGTCCGCCATGTGCGCCCAATTCTGCCGTCCTACTCGCTGCAGCAGCTCTCCCTGCGTCTGGTCTGTCAACGATCCTACCTTTGGCAACGCTATACCTGTGAAGCTGGACCAATGGGCCACGGGCGGTCGCGGACGTATCTTTGCTGAGCAATTCAaggaggaggttgaggattgGTTCGCAGACATGAAGGACACCTATTACGATCGCGAAATCACAGATATCGACATCAACAGACTCTCGTTTGAACAAAAGCGTCAGCATCGTCGACGACTTCGTAAGAAGGGACTTGTTAAGCCTCGAGTACAGACAGCAGAGCAACGGGCCAAGTGGGATGCGTGGCGACAAGCACGACGAGAGCAAGAGCGACAGAACGAAGCACGAGAGATGGGCTATGAGATCTCAggggatgaggatgaaaCTGTCGGAGGAGACCAGAGGGTCTGGTAA
- a CDS encoding hypothetical protein (BUSCO:31549at5125): MSGPQRTGSQGHSRNKSITKTRPRSSTKGPLDLDDDPLLSPPQPAPQRTSSITQRNRLSSPHPRSSTATPVSQLGEAKPKEFSFLLRPEIYHTLTPLNVPVAFRNPQRQPNPEAPIEELVANGHFRAAAIAAVQELTGSGASGGINPTNSKRIFELLYTRLACLTLIDATPLAAQEVKAMEDLNDIRKYVDETTGEHLVPWELRVLNIRLQSLGFGDYRRAVMSYHDLAREARERITKAAAQHDNSARETWKARLHDLGIQVAGALIELEDLTGAAQHLNTLRDRGDGKIALTKALLWLHLGDVDSARDCARQAVGSDENVEKLILALCDMADSEYESALDAWKELKETMDDEMVGVNTAVCLLYLGRIQEGRAVLEELVDSGLSSHTLLFNLSTMYELCTERHKNMKIKLTERIAGMEASAAGWEKTNSDFKL; encoded by the exons ATGAGCGGACCACAAAGAACAGGGAGTCAAGGACACTCAAGAAATAAGTCTATTACTAAGA CTCGACCTAGATCCTCTACGAAAGGACCTCTCGATCTTGACGA TGACCCGCTACTCTCACCTCCTCAACCCGCCCCTCAGCGTACTTCCTCCATTACCCAACGCAACAGACTTTCATCACCACACCCACGGtcatcaacagcaacaccaGTTTCACAACTAGGTGAAGCCAAACCAAAGGAATTTTCGTTCCTGTTGCGACCAGAGATTTACCACACTCTTACCCCTCTTAACGTCCCTGTTGCATTTCGCAATCCACAAAGGCAGCCCAATCCTGAAGCGCCCATCGAGGAGCTTGTTGCCAATGGTCACTTCAGAGCAGCCGCTATCGCAGCTGTTCAGGAGCTTACAGGCTCTGGAGCAAGTGGGGGAATCAACCCTACCAACTCCAAGAGGATCTTCGAGCTTCTCTACACCCGTCTGGCATGTCTTACCCTGATAGACGCGACTCCCCTGGCCGCCCAGGAGGTGAAAGCCATGGAGGATCTCAATGACATTAGAAAGTACGTAGATGAGACGACAGGCGAGCACCTAGTACCATGGGAACTTCGTGTTCTCAACATCCGTCTCCAGTCACTTGGTTTCGGCGATTACCGCAGAGCTGTCATGAGCTACCACGATCTCGCTCGCGAAGCACGAGAACGCATTACCAAAGCAGCTGCGCAGCACGACAACTCTGCGAGAGAGACCTGGAAAGCCCGCCTCCACGACCTTGGCATCCAAGTCGCAGGGGCACTTATCGAACTTGAGGACTTGACGGGTGCCGCGCAACACTTGAACACCCTGCGGGATCGGGGTGATGGCAAGATAGCACTCACAAAGGCACTCCTGTGGCTACATCTAGGCGACGTCGATAGCGCAAGGGATTGCGCGCGCCAGGCTGTTGGCAGTGACGAGAATGTCGAGAAACTCATCCTGGCGCTCTGCGACATGGCGGACTCTGAGTACGAAAGCGCGCTCGATGCATGgaaggagctcaaggagaCTATGGATGATGAGATGGTCGGTGTCAACACAGCAGTATGCTTGTTATACTTGGGAAGGATACAAGAG GGACGAGCGGTATTGGAAGAGCTTGTCGACTCGGGTCTGTCGTCCCATACGTTGTTGTTCAATTTGTCGACTATGTACGAGCTGTGTACGGAGAGGCACAAGAATATGAAGATCAAGTTGACAGAGCGGATTGCCGGTATGGAAGCATCAGCGGCGGGCTGGGAGAAGACAAACAGTGATTTCAAGCTATAA
- a CDS encoding hypothetical protein (BUSCO:55088at5125), giving the protein MASQESQMPFIRNLASSDRKLRTASLETLTTFLASRSSLSDLDAQKLWKGLFYALWMTDRPLPQQRLATDLANLLFTLKPVCAIPWLRGFWTVLGLQWTDIDVLRLEKFLLLVRRVFASHVRFLRERDWKDGDVEAIIGVLAEFPFDKEGDLRKNPVGIRLHALDIWVDELEREKALEQPEAEAFVKSLGDVVIALKRCPVKPVRARASDSYEDERLPWVQAASGDEEDDEEWGGIDD; this is encoded by the exons ATGGCCTCTCAAGAATCTCAAATGCCATTTATTCGCAACCTCGCTTCAAGCG ATCGCAAACTCCGAACAGCTTCTCTAGAGACCCTCACAACATTCCTCGCCTCCCGCTCATCCCTTTCCGACCTCGACGCCCAGAAGCTCTGGAAAGGTCTCTTCTACGCCCTCTGGATGACCGACCGTCCCCTCCCCCAGCAGCGTCTCGCAACCGACCTCGCCAACCTTCTCTTTACCCTGAAGCCCGTCTGCGCCATCCCCTGGCTGCGCGGATTCTGGACCGTCCTTGGGCTTCAGTGGACCGACATCGACGTCCTCCGCCTTGAAaagtttcttcttctcgttcGTCGCGTTTTCGCCTCGCACGTGCGATTCCTGAGGGAGCGCGACTGGAAGGATGGTGACGTCGAAGCCATTATTGGTGTTCTGGCCGAGTTTCCCTTCGACAAGGAGGGCGATTTGCGAAAGAACCCCGTGGGTATTAGACTGCATGCGCTGGATATCTGGGTTGACGAGTTGGAGCGCGAGAAGGCGTTGGAGCAGCCCGAGGCTGAGGCTTTTGTCAAGAGCTTGGGAGATGTTGTAATTGCTCTCAAGAGGTGTCCTGTCAAGCCTGTGAGAGCGCGTGCAAGTGATAGCTACGAGGACGAGAGATTGCCATGGGTCCAAGCTGCCAGCGgcgatgaggaggatgacgaggagtGGGGTGGCATTGACGATTAA